A genomic stretch from Camelus ferus isolate YT-003-E chromosome 17, BCGSAC_Cfer_1.0, whole genome shotgun sequence includes:
- the MOBP gene encoding myelin-associated oligodendrocyte basic protein, producing the protein MSQKVAKEGPRLSKNQKFSEHFSIHCCPPFTFLNSKREIVDRKYSICKSGCFYQKKEEDWICCACQKTRTSRRTTSPPKPKLQPAAPPAVVKAPAKPRSPPRSERQPRPRPEVRPPPAKQRPPQKAKPPPRSSPQRGPGTGRGGSPGKAPRFW; encoded by the exons ATGAGTCAGAAAGTGGCTAAGGAGGGCCCCAGACTCTCCAAGAACCAGAAGTTCTCCGAGCACTTCAGCATACACTGCTGTCCGCCCTTCACCTTCCTCAACTCCAAACGCGAGATTGTGGACCGCAAATACAGCATCTGTAAAAGTGGCTGCTTCTaccagaagaaagaggaggactGGATCTGCTGTGCCTGCCAGAAGACCAG AACCAGCCGCCGTACAACGTCCCCTCCGAAGCCCAAGCTCCAGCCGGCTGCACCCCCTGCGGTGGTCAAAGCACCAGCCAAGCCACGGTCCCCTCCGAGGTCCGAACGCCAGCCACGCCCCCGCCCGGAAGTCCGACCTCCACCAGCCAAGCAGCGCCCCCCTCAGAAGGCCAAGCCGCCGCCGCGCAGCAGCCCCCAGAGAGGGCCAGGCACCGGCCGTGGGGGGTCCCCCGGCAAAGCTCCTAGGTTCTGGTAA